Within Verrucomicrobiia bacterium, the genomic segment TTTGGACGAAGGCAAACCGCTCCTGCAATCCATCCAGGAGAGCGCCGAATATACGGATTATTGGCTGGACCGCCGGCTGGGTTGCCGCCAATTGGGCATGAACATGTGCCGGCGGCTTTTCATGCGCCAGTTAAGCGAGACTTACCAGGGCGACAATGCCACTCATCGCGGCCAGGCCATTCGCACCACTTATTTTGAACGGGAGTACCTGCCTGGAATCGCAACGGACAAATTGCCCCTCGACCGTTACTCGCGCCCAGGCTATGCCGCGAAACTGGCTTCCCTGCTGGGCCGCGCGGCGGCTGCAAGCCTCATCGTCGGGCGCTCCTTCCACAGCGCCCGATGCGCCTTTGATGATGGGGATGAAGTCGTCCGCGAAGACGACGATGGATTGCCCAGTGAAATCCTTGTCGGCGACCACAGCGGCGCTTTCACCGAATATCTCGTGCCGCTCGAGGCCTTTGCTGCGGATTATGCCCGGCCAGTGAATACCCGGGCGGCTATTGTTTCGAATCCGGCGGAGTTCGCTGAACTCTATCTCTCCGCCCTGCGCGAGCAGTTCCTTCACGTCCAGGGCGATTACCGCAAACGCCGCCGCGCCTTCGATAATATGTTCAAGGGGTCCAAATACGATCCCGCCGGCAGCTTCGCCTTCCGATGGGAATGTGTCCTCAAGCGGCTCGATCAAACCGACGCCCATGCGCTCCTGGGGGCAATTCGCGGGTTCATGGACGTGCTCAAAGCACCGGCTCAGCCGATCAAAAAAACCGAGCCGCTGGAACTTGCCCAGGCCGGTCAATAGGTCAGCCCGAATCCGAATGGGAATTGCGGCGGCTCGCTGTCGGGACGATTCATCGTATCGCAGAGCTGCGCGTTGGTTCTCGGCCAGGTGCGAGGCAGTTTGCCGGTTGGTTTGTAAGCGCCAAATAGCACGTCTGACACACCCTCGCCTTCCGTTCCGGGTAACCATGCGGCAACCAGAGCGTCGCTGGCATCCAATGCCTCCCCAAGGACCAGCGGACGCCCGGAGAGCAGAACCGTGACCACCGGGGCGCCGGTCTTCTTTGCAACCTGGACCAGAGCGAGGTCCTCGGGCGTGAGCCGCAGGTCCGTCCGGTCCCCCTTCATCTCGGCGTAGGGTTGCTCGCCCAGAACCACCAGCACCGCATCGGCTCCCGCAATGCCGCTGCCGTCCGCCGACCAGGTAATTTCGGTATGGCGCCCGGCTGCTTTTCGAATAGCGGCCAGCAAGGTCGTGCCGCCGTGCGTCACCTCGCCGGGCTTGCCTTGCCAGCTAATGGTCCATCCGCCGCATTGCATCCCCAAATCATCCGCCGCTCTGCCAATCACGGCCAGGTGTTTGAGCTTTCTCGAAAAAGGCAGCGCATGGTTTTCATTCTTCAGCAGGACCAGCGATTGGCGCGCGCATTCCCTCGCTACTTTGCGGTGCGCCTTCGAGCCGACTGCAGCAACCAGCTTTGGGTCCGAATAAGGATGCTCAAAAAGGCCCATCTTTATCTTAGCCCGCAGTATCCGGCGCGCGGCGTCATCGATGCGCGCTTGCGTCACGCGCCCCTCTCCGACCAGTTGGGTGAGCAGGTCGATAAACTCGACATAATTATTTTTCTGTCCTGGCCCGTTCGGAATCATGACCATATCCAAACCGGCGTTGACGGAGCGCTCGATATCGTTTTTATAATCGCTTGAGAGTTGGTCGATTGCGGCCCAGTCGCTGACCAGGAAGCCTTGGAAACCTAGTTCGCCTTTTAGCACATCGGTGAGCAAGCGTTTGTTTCCGTGCATCTTCTCCCCATTCCAACTGCTATAGGAAACCATGATGGAGCCGGCGCCTGCCTGGATGGCCGCCACGTAGGGCGCAAGGTACAGTTTGCGCAAAGTCGCCTCATCGCACACGGTGTTGCCTTGATCGATCCCGTTTTGTGTCCCGCCATCACCGAGGAAATGTTTCGCGCAGGCCAGGACGGTCCCGCCGTTAGGCAGCGGGCTTTGGATGCCTTTAACGGCCGCAGCGCCCAACTCGGAGACCAGTTGCGGCGACTCGCTGAAACTCTCGTAAGTGCGCCCCCACGACTCGCATTGCGCCACCGCCACGCACGGCGCAAATGCCCAGTGAATTCCAGTTCCAGCGATTTCCAGGGCCGTTATCCGCTCCGCTTTTTCCACCAGCCCCGCGTTATGGGTCGCCCCCAGACCGATGTTCTGTGGAAAGATAACCGCCCCATCCACATTGTTGTGGCCGTGCACGGCGTCAATGCCATAAACGAGCGGGATTTTCAGCCGCGACTTCAACGCCCAGGTTTGGTACCCCTCGCAGGCTTTCAACCAACCCGCCGCTGTGATGTCCGGCGGGTCCGAATCACCGCCGCTGAGCATCGAGCCGATGCCGTATCGCGCGAGGTCCGCCTTGTCTTTCAGGGCGTTCATATCGACCTGCGTCATCTGGCCGATCTTTTCGACCAGCGTCATTTGCGAAAGCAGTTCTTCGACGCGCCGCTCCATTTCGCCAGGCTCTTTGGCCGCCAGCGAGCCGGACAAGAGGCAGCAAAAAATGAGCGGAACTATCCGACAATTCAAAGCGGGGACAATTAAGGTGCGCATGTGGTCTTCTGAATTTGAGTTTAGCAAATCCGATTGCAGAGAACGAGCCAACACGGGTTCTGATACAGAATACGGCATTGAATGTAAAGACAGCTTACAAAAATGTAATGCATTTTGTGGAAACAAAACACCTCCCGGATGTGTCTGTGTTGTTATATGCAAATCGAGGAAAGAAACCGTCTGCGGCGGCTGGAAGCGGGGCAACTGTGGAAGCTTGAGCACGGCTTTCTGTATATTGTCGAACTGGGGGAGCGGCTCATTCATTACAAGATGTTGCGCAATCCGAACCAAAAGGCAGCGCTGACCCAACTCATCGGCATCGAGGCATTGCTGAATTACCTGCGCCATAACGAAGCGGAATTGGTGCTGTGAATAGGCCGCATCCTTGGTCGTTCTCGTTTTCGTCCTCGTAAGTCCTCAAATAACAGCCGCCAGAGAACGCAAAGCGAAAGCTTAAGTCTTTGCGTTCTGTGCGTTCCTTTGCGGCTAATCGTTCTTTTTTCTCCTGATTGACATTGGCGGGGAAAATCCTTAGAACCGCTTTAGCTCGAATCTCATCGAATTATGCAAAGCGCCGAACTCCACCTGATTGACTACGCCATCCTGCTGATTTATGTCGCGTTCGTCGTTGGGATCGGGTTCACACTGCGGCGCTATTTGAAGAGTTCCTCGGATTTCCTCACATCGGGCCGGTCGATTCCCGCCTGGGTGACCGGGTTGGCCTTCATTTCAGCCAATCTGGGCGCGCTCGAATTGGTGGGCATGGCCGCCAGCGGCGCCAAATACGGCATCGCCACCTGCCATTTCTACTGGGTGGGCGCCATCCCGGCGATGATATTCCTTGCGATTTTCATGATGCCTTTCTATTACGGGTCCAAGGCGCGCTCGGTGCCCGAGTACCTCAAAATGCGGTTCGATGAGCGGGTGCGGGCTTTGAATTCGATTGCCTTTGCGGTGATGACGGTGTTTGCCTCGGGCATCTCCATGAACGCACTGGCCAAGCTGCTCAACCAGCTTCTGGGTTGGAACTACCACATGGCCCTGTGGATCTGTTCTGCGGTGGTGCTGGTCTATGTCCTTAAGGGCGGTCTGACCTCAGCCATTTACACTGAGGTGCTTCAGTTCTTTATGATCGTGCTGGGCTTTGCGCCGGTGGTCTTTCTGGGCCTGAAAGACCTTGGCGGATGGGGCGCGATGAACCATTCCTTGCAAACGGTCGCCCAGGACCCGGCTGCTTTCAACTTGGGCACCAAGGCCTATGCTGCGGACGCCTGGACCAGCGCCTGGAAACCGTTGCTCGGCGGGTCGAAGGCAAATCCAATGGGCGTCGATGTCTTTGCGATGGTGTTTGGTCTCGGGTTCGTTCTTTCCTTCGGCTATTGGTGCACCAATTTCCTCGTGGTCCAGCGCGCGATGGCCGCTCGAAACATGGGAGCCGCCCGGCGCACACCGCTGATAGCGGCGGTGCCCAAAATGCTTTTCCCGATGCTGGTGATTGTGCCAGGGATGATCGCCGTGGCACTGACCTCGATGCCCAACAAGAACTATCGCATCCCACCGCCCATCATTAGTTCGCAGGTCTATGACCAGGCCGTCGCAGCCGTCAAATCGTCTGCCAACCAGCCGGCTCCGGCGGGTGTGGCAGCGGTCACGAGCGCCATGGGCCGCAAAATGAGCGGAGAAAGGGTCGCGACCCTCATCAAAGACGCCCCCCAACTGTCCGATGCCCAGATCAAAGAGGGCCTTTACAATTCCGTCGCTGAATATGATTACGACGGAGTTATTTTGTCGTTGGTAAAAAAATATTGTCCGAACGGGCTCCTTGGGTTGGCGCTGACGGCCCTGCTGGCCTCTTTCATGTCGGGCATGGCTGGCAACGTGACGGCCTTCAACACCGTCTGGACCTATGATTTGTACCAGGCCTACATGGCCCCCAACAAAAGCGACCGGCACTACTTCCGCATGGGCCAGTTCATCACGGTGGTGGGCATCCTGTTCAGCATTGCCTGCGCCTACTTTGCCAGGCAGTACAACAACGCGATGGACATCATTCAGCTTGTGTTCGGATTCGTCAATGCGCCGCTCTTTGCAACCTTCCTGCTCGGCATGTTCTGGGCGCGCACCACCGGGACAGGCGCCTTCCTTGGGCTCTTCGGCGGCATTGGCGCCTCGGCCCTTTTCCACTCCCTGACTATTGCCGCCGGAAACGCCCCAGGAGTCAAAGGGGGGTATTTGGCCGTGCTGAAGGTTTTCCACAGCGAAATGGCCCAGAACTTCTGGCTGGCCAGCTTCGCATTCATTGTTTGTTTCACTCTCACGTTCACTATCTCTCTGGCTACGCGCCGCGCCAAATCGGATGAAGAACTCAAAGGACTGGTTTATTCCCTCACACCCAAGCTGCGCGATGATGAGAAGGCCTGGTACCTGCGTCCGGCAACCCTCGGGATGGCGCTGTTGGCCGGGTGCCTTGTCTTGAACCTGGTTTTCCGTTAACAAAGAAAGAAACTGATTATGGGTCTGGATATTCGTTGGCCTATCGGCCTCATGTTCTCGCTGGTTGGGCTGATGCTCACGCTCTATGGCATCTTCACTTCCTCCGATGCGGAGCTGTATAAAAGGTCGCTCGGCCTGAACCTGAACCTCTATTGGGGATTGGTGCTGCTGGTTTTCGGCGGTTGGATGCTGATGATGGCTTGGCGCGGCAGCCGCAAGCCACCGCAGCCTGAGCCGGAAACAGAGTCATCTGACCCGAAGGAAATCGCCTCCCGCCGCTAAAAACCGTTAAAACCGCCATGGCCCTCCCAGGAAGTGCGGTTGAACAGCCCTTTTAGGGATGAAAGCTAATGTCCAAATATCCAGTTTCGGCAAACTGCCCGATTCCACGCCGGTTGAACTGTTCACGTTGACGAACGCCAACGGCCTCATCGCGCGCATCACCAATTATGGCGCCATCATCACTGAGTTGCACGTGCCGGACCGCGCCGGCACTCTGGGCGACATCGTCCTCGGGTTTGACAATCTTGGGCAATATCTGCAGAAACACCCTTATTTCGGCTGCACGGTGGGGCGGGTCGCCAACCGGATTGCCAAGGGCCGATTCACCCTGGATGGCAAGACTTATCAATTGGCCATCAACAACGGGCCGAATCATCTTCATGGGGGCATCAAAGGCTTCGATAAAGCGCTCTGGAAAGCTGAACCGCGACCGGGCACTTCGGTGCAATTTACCTACACCAGCCCTGACGGCGAGGAGGGCTATCCTGGCCGGATCGAAACCACCGTGCTGATGACGTTAACGGATCAAAATGAGCTGCGCATCGATTATACCGCCGTCAGCGATAAGGCCACTCCGCTGAATCTCACCAACCATTCGTACTTCAATCTCGCAGGCCAAGGTGATGTGCTTGGACACGAACTGATGATCGCTGCCAGCCAGTACACCCCGAGCGATAGCACCCTTATCCCAACCGGCGAAATCAAACCGATCAAAGGCGCGCCGCTGGATTTCACTTCCCCAAAAACCATTGGCGCGCGCATTTCCCAAATGCGCGGCGAGGAATTTGGTTACGACCATAATTATGTGCTCGATAGCGGTGGCCAGGCGCTGGCGCTGGCGGCCCGTGTGTACGAGCCGGCGAGTGGCCGGGTGCTCGAAGTCCATACGACCCAGCCCGGCGTTCAGCTTTACACGGCCAATTACCTGGATGGCACGCTCCGTGGCAAAAGCGGTATTGTTTATCAACAGCACCATGCCTTTTGCCTCGAAACGCAGCACTTCCCCGATTCCGTGAACCACGCAAATTTCCCATCGACCATCCTGCGGCCAGGGCAAACCTACCGGCAAACCACAGTCCACAAGTTCGCAGTCCGGTGAACCTGGGCAGGCTACAGCGATTCTTTTATGACCCTAAAGGACCTTGGAAGTGAAGTGGCGGACCGCTTCGCCAAAACCTATGGCCGCCCGCCGCTTTGGATTGCTGCGGCGCCCGGGCGCGTGAATGTCATCGGCGAACACACGGACTATAATGACGGCTTCGTCCTCCCGATGGCCATCGATCGATACACGGTCATAGCAGCCGCGCCTGGCGGGCGCGGTGGCAGCGTCATCGAACTCCGCTCGACTGCCGAAGAGGAGGTCGCCCGCATCGATACTGCCAAAGCGCTTCGGCCCGGCGCCAAGGGCGCGTGGTTTAATTACCCGTTGGGCGTGATCGCCAGGTTCATCGGGCGTGGCATCACTCCGCCAGGGTTCGATGCGTTGATTCACTCGACTGTTCCGCTGGGCGGCGGCTTATCCAGCAGCGCGGCGCTGGAAGTCTCGACGGCGACCCTGCTGGAAGCCATCACCGGCAAGACACTCGATCCTGTCGAAAAGGCCTTGCTCTGCCAAAAAGCGGAGCATGAATACGCCGGCATGCCTTGCGGCATAATGGACCAGTTCATCTCTGTCATGGGACGCAAAGACCACCTCCTTCTGCTCGATTGCCGCTCACGGGAAACCGTTTTGGTCCCCATGAGCGACCTCGCCGTCGAGTTGCTCATCACCAACACCAATGTGAAACACGAGCTGACCGGAGGCGAATATGCCAAACGCCGCGCGCAGTGCGAACAAGCGGCGAAGATACTTGGTGTGGCCTCGCTCCGCGACGCCGATGCCGGGCAACTTGAAGGCGCCCGCAACAAAATGGAGCCGGTGGTCTATCGCCGTGCCCGGCACGTTATCGGGGAAATCGAACGCACAACCCATGCCGCCGAGGGCGTGCGGGCAGCCAATTGGCCCACAGTCGGTCAACTGATGTATGCCAGCCATGCCTCTTTGAGAGATGATTACGAGGTGAGCTGTTCTGAACTGGATACCATCGTCGAGATAGCCCAAGCCATCGGCCTCCAAGGCGGCGTTTATGGCTGCCGGATGACCGGCGGCGGCTTCGGCGGTTGCACCGTCGCTCTGGTGCAAGCGGACAAAGTGCCTGCTATTTCCGATCGGGTGGCCGCTGAATACGAAACGCGGACGCGAATTAAACCAACTCTTTTCGTGTCGCGCCCCGCCGCCGGCGCCAGCGTACTGTAGTTCACTCTCGGTGGGCCGAGTCTCCGCAAGGCCCTGATAAGCCGGTTGCGAAGGAAAGCCGCCTGACGAATGGGGGGCCTCAGGATAGCCTGTTTGGATACTCCCAAGGCCTGAGCCGCCCGTTCTGCCGATAAGCTGCCGCTACGCCCTTGCCGCCGGCTTGCCTTTGGCGGCATCGAGGATTCCCGTGACGATGTTGTTCGGCACCGGCTCGAAGCGGAACGGCTCCATGGAATAGGCCGCGCGGCCCTTGGATAGCGAGCGAATCGCCGTGGCATAACCGAACATTTCCGCCAGGGGCACTTCGGCGCTGAGCACCGTCGAGCTATCCTTGGCCTCGATATTGACAATCTTGCCCCGCCGCCGGTTGATGTCACCCAGCAGGTCGCCTTGGTACTCGTCGGGGGTGGTAACCTCCACCTTCATAATCGGCTCGAGCAGGATCGGATGGGCCTTCTTCGCGGCGTCTTTGAGGGCGAAAATGCCGGCCATCTTGAAGGCCAGTTCGCTCGAATCCACCTCGTGGAAGGTGCCATCGACAACCTCGACCTTCACATCCACAACGGGGTAACCGGCCAGCACGCCCCCGGCGATTGCCTCTTCCACCCCGTCAATAACCGCCGGGATGTATTCCTTGGGAATCGCGCCCCCAACAATTTTATTCTCGATTTCAACCCCTTTGCCGCGCTCGTTTGGCGCCAGGGTGACCATCGCATGGCCATATTGTCCGCGCCCGCCGGATTGGCGGATGAATTTGCCTTCGCCTTCGGCGGCTTTGGTCACCGTTTCCCGGTAGGCGATCTGCGGCGCGCCCGCATTGGCCGCCACCTTGAACTCGCGGAACAAGCGGTCGCGGATAATCTCCAGGTGCAACTCGCCCATGCCGGCGATAATGAGCTGGCCGGTCTCCTCGTTGGTAAAGCAGCGGAAGGTGGGGTCTTCCTCGGCGAGCCGTTGCAGGCCCTCGCTCATCTTTTCGCGATCAGCCTTGGTCTTGGGCTCGACCGCCATCGAGATGACCGGTTCCGGGAACGTAGGCGGTTCGAGCATGATCTCGAAATCCTCGTCGCACAGGGTATCGCCGGTTGTAATATTGCGAATGCCCACCAACGCCGCGATATCCCCCGCAAAGGTGGTCTCGACATCAATTCGCTTGTCGGCCTGAATCATCAACACGCGGCTGACGCGCTCCCGTTTGCGTGTGCGTGGGTTGTAAATGACATCGCCTTTCTTGAGATGCCCGCTATAGACACGGAAGAAAACCAGCTTGCCAACATACGGGTCAGTCCAGAGTTTAAAGGCCAGCGAGCAAAACTTGCCGTTATCATTCGAGGGCACTTCAACCGGCTGATTCGAGTCAGGGGCTACGCCTGCCGCAGGGGGCACGTCCAGCGGAGATGGCAGGTAATCGATGACAGCATCAACCAACGGCTGGACGCCGCGCTTCTTGAAAGCCGAGCCGCAAAGCACCGGGATCATGTCAATCCGGCACGTCAGCCGGCGGATGGCCGGCTTGAGTTCCTGGGGCGTTATCGATTTATTCTCGATGACTAACTCCGCAATATGATCGTCCTTGTTCGAAACGGCGTCGATCAACTCCGCCAGCGCCGCCTGGGCCGTATCCTTCAGATCAGCCGGAATATCGGTGATTTGGTACTTCAACCCAACCTCGTCGCTTTCGTCATAGACGATGGCCTTTTGGTTCACCACATCGATGACGCCGCGAAAATTCTCCTCTTTCCCGATCGGCAGGAAAATCGGGTACGCATAGGCCCCGAGTTTCTTGCGCATGTCGCTCAGGGCGTTCTCGAAGTTCGCCCCGGTCCGGTCCATTTTGTTCACGAACGCGATTCGGGGGACCTTGTACTTGGTGGCCTGGCGCCAAACAGTCTCGGATTGGGGTTGCACGCCGGCAACGCCGCAAAACACGGCCACCGCCCCGTCCAGAACGCGCATCGAACGCTCGACTTCAGCGGTGAAATCGACGTGG encodes:
- a CDS encoding glycoside hydrolase family 3 N-terminal domain-containing protein — its product is MRTLIVPALNCRIVPLIFCCLLSGSLAAKEPGEMERRVEELLSQMTLVEKIGQMTQVDMNALKDKADLARYGIGSMLSGGDSDPPDITAAGWLKACEGYQTWALKSRLKIPLVYGIDAVHGHNNVDGAVIFPQNIGLGATHNAGLVEKAERITALEIAGTGIHWAFAPCVAVAQCESWGRTYESFSESPQLVSELGAAAVKGIQSPLPNGGTVLACAKHFLGDGGTQNGIDQGNTVCDEATLRKLYLAPYVAAIQAGAGSIMVSYSSWNGEKMHGNKRLLTDVLKGELGFQGFLVSDWAAIDQLSSDYKNDIERSVNAGLDMVMIPNGPGQKNNYVEFIDLLTQLVGEGRVTQARIDDAARRILRAKIKMGLFEHPYSDPKLVAAVGSKAHRKVARECARQSLVLLKNENHALPFSRKLKHLAVIGRAADDLGMQCGGWTISWQGKPGEVTHGGTTLLAAIRKAAGRHTEITWSADGSGIAGADAVLVVLGEQPYAEMKGDRTDLRLTPEDLALVQVAKKTGAPVVTVLLSGRPLVLGEALDASDALVAAWLPGTEGEGVSDVLFGAYKPTGKLPRTWPRTNAQLCDTMNRPDSEPPQFPFGFGLTY
- a CDS encoding sodium:solute symporter family protein; this translates as MQSAELHLIDYAILLIYVAFVVGIGFTLRRYLKSSSDFLTSGRSIPAWVTGLAFISANLGALELVGMAASGAKYGIATCHFYWVGAIPAMIFLAIFMMPFYYGSKARSVPEYLKMRFDERVRALNSIAFAVMTVFASGISMNALAKLLNQLLGWNYHMALWICSAVVLVYVLKGGLTSAIYTEVLQFFMIVLGFAPVVFLGLKDLGGWGAMNHSLQTVAQDPAAFNLGTKAYAADAWTSAWKPLLGGSKANPMGVDVFAMVFGLGFVLSFGYWCTNFLVVQRAMAARNMGAARRTPLIAAVPKMLFPMLVIVPGMIAVALTSMPNKNYRIPPPIISSQVYDQAVAAVKSSANQPAPAGVAAVTSAMGRKMSGERVATLIKDAPQLSDAQIKEGLYNSVAEYDYDGVILSLVKKYCPNGLLGLALTALLASFMSGMAGNVTAFNTVWTYDLYQAYMAPNKSDRHYFRMGQFITVVGILFSIACAYFARQYNNAMDIIQLVFGFVNAPLFATFLLGMFWARTTGTGAFLGLFGGIGASALFHSLTIAAGNAPGVKGGYLAVLKVFHSEMAQNFWLASFAFIVCFTLTFTISLATRRAKSDEELKGLVYSLTPKLRDDEKAWYLRPATLGMALLAGCLVLNLVFR
- a CDS encoding aldose epimerase family protein; protein product: MKANVQISSFGKLPDSTPVELFTLTNANGLIARITNYGAIITELHVPDRAGTLGDIVLGFDNLGQYLQKHPYFGCTVGRVANRIAKGRFTLDGKTYQLAINNGPNHLHGGIKGFDKALWKAEPRPGTSVQFTYTSPDGEEGYPGRIETTVLMTLTDQNELRIDYTAVSDKATPLNLTNHSYFNLAGQGDVLGHELMIAASQYTPSDSTLIPTGEIKPIKGAPLDFTSPKTIGARISQMRGEEFGYDHNYVLDSGGQALALAARVYEPASGRVLEVHTTQPGVQLYTANYLDGTLRGKSGIVYQQHHAFCLETQHFPDSVNHANFPSTILRPGQTYRQTTVHKFAVR
- the galK gene encoding galactokinase → MTLKDLGSEVADRFAKTYGRPPLWIAAAPGRVNVIGEHTDYNDGFVLPMAIDRYTVIAAAPGGRGGSVIELRSTAEEEVARIDTAKALRPGAKGAWFNYPLGVIARFIGRGITPPGFDALIHSTVPLGGGLSSSAALEVSTATLLEAITGKTLDPVEKALLCQKAEHEYAGMPCGIMDQFISVMGRKDHLLLLDCRSRETVLVPMSDLAVELLITNTNVKHELTGGEYAKRRAQCEQAAKILGVASLRDADAGQLEGARNKMEPVVYRRARHVIGEIERTTHAAEGVRAANWPTVGQLMYASHASLRDDYEVSCSELDTIVEIAQAIGLQGGVYGCRMTGGGFGGCTVALVQADKVPAISDRVAAEYETRTRIKPTLFVSRPAAGASVL
- the fusA gene encoding elongation factor G; this translates as MEAVAEKTKPAQAVSPNSPNRPYPMERTRNIGIAAHIDAGKTTTTERILFYTGLIHKMGDVDDGNTVTDWMEQERERGITITSAATTCYWTQKEDGTYKSFQGVPHRVNIIDTPGHVDFTAEVERSMRVLDGAVAVFCGVAGVQPQSETVWRQATKYKVPRIAFVNKMDRTGANFENALSDMRKKLGAYAYPIFLPIGKEENFRGVIDVVNQKAIVYDESDEVGLKYQITDIPADLKDTAQAALAELIDAVSNKDDHIAELVIENKSITPQELKPAIRRLTCRIDMIPVLCGSAFKKRGVQPLVDAVIDYLPSPLDVPPAAGVAPDSNQPVEVPSNDNGKFCSLAFKLWTDPYVGKLVFFRVYSGHLKKGDVIYNPRTRKRERVSRVLMIQADKRIDVETTFAGDIAALVGIRNITTGDTLCDEDFEIMLEPPTFPEPVISMAVEPKTKADREKMSEGLQRLAEEDPTFRCFTNEETGQLIIAGMGELHLEIIRDRLFREFKVAANAGAPQIAYRETVTKAAEGEGKFIRQSGGRGQYGHAMVTLAPNERGKGVEIENKIVGGAIPKEYIPAVIDGVEEAIAGGVLAGYPVVDVKVEVVDGTFHEVDSSELAFKMAGIFALKDAAKKAHPILLEPIMKVEVTTPDEYQGDLLGDINRRRGKIVNIEAKDSSTVLSAEVPLAEMFGYATAIRSLSKGRAAYSMEPFRFEPVPNNIVTGILDAAKGKPAARA